From a single Arachis hypogaea cultivar Tifrunner chromosome 3, arahy.Tifrunner.gnm2.J5K5, whole genome shotgun sequence genomic region:
- the LOC112734803 gene encoding probable LRR receptor-like serine/threonine-protein kinase At1g67720 isoform X1, which yields MLSCFTSMDLFSLFLSIILLMLTPLSVSQLEEFVSIDCGGKSNYTDGSTGLSWISDSDKMHHGTPVEVEDAPNGGTMVQYRTRRDFPIDSKKQCYTLSTVERRRYLVRATFQYGMLKNGGTYPQFQLYLDATKWATISIYDAKRVYIEEMIIRAPTNSIDVCMCCATTGSPFISTLELRPLNLSMYATDYEDNYYLKVAARINFGAPSEASLRYPDDPYDRIWDSDLARRQNFLVGVAPGTERISTTRNIDIGTREYPPVRVMQTAVVGTKGVLSYRLNLEDFPANARAYAYFAEIEDLGKNEVRKFKLKQPYIPDYSNAVVNIAENVNGSYILYEPSYMNVSLDFVLSFNFVATPDSTRGPLLNAMEISKYVRIASKTDRQDSTVVNALRSASAESLQMNEGDPCVPTPWEWINCSATTPPRISKIVLSRRNLTGEIPPELNNMDALTELWLDGNSLTGTLPDMSNLINLKIVHLENNKLTGPLPSYLGSLPSLQALFIQNNSFSGEIPARLISGKFVFNYDGNIGLHRGSKKHFKLILGISIGVLAILLLLFIGTLLLLLQRRKSQTRQKGVSAHKSTKPSTAYSLVRGNLTDEGTTCYIALSDLKEATDDFSKKIGKGSFGSVYYGRMKDGKEVAVKTMTDSSSHGNRQFVNEVALLSRIHHRNLVPLIGYCEEEYQHILVYEYMHNGTLRDHLHEPSKQKNLDWLSRLRIAEDAAKGLEYLHRGCNPSIIHRDVKTSNILLDINMRAKVSDFGLSRLAEEDLTHISSIARGTIGYLDPDRYYANQQLTEKSDVYSFGVVLLELISGRKPVSPEDYGDDMNIVHWARPLIRKGDVMRMIDPCIAGNAKIESIWRVVEIAMQCVQQHGASRPRMQEVILAIQDATKIEIEAQNKLKSTSSSSTSGKPQSSRKTLLTSFLEIESPDSSSGCIPSAR from the exons ATGTTGTCTTGCTTTACCTCTATGGATTTATTTTCTCTCTTCCTGAGTATAATACTTCTTATGCTGACTCCACTTTCTGTTTCACAACTTGAAG AATTTGTTAGCATTGATTGTGGAGGGAAAAGTAACTACACTGATGGAAGCACAGGGTTGTCATGGATTTCAGACTCTGACAAGATGCACCATGGAACTCCAGTGGAAGTAGAAGATGCTCCAAATGGAGGAACCATGGTTCAGTATCGAACGCGCCGAGACTTTCCCATTGACAGCAAGAAACAATGTTACACACTAAGCACAGTTGAGAGAAGAAGGTATCTTGTTAGAGCAACATTTCAATATGGAATGCTGAAAAATGGAGGCACATACCCTCAGTTTCAGCTCTATTTGGATGCAACAAAATGGGCCACTATCTCTATATATGATGCTAAAAGAGTGTATATTGAAGAAATGATTATAAGGGCACCCACAAATTCCATTGATGTTTGCATGTGTTGTGCCACAACTggttctccttttatatctacTCTTGAGCTTAGACCCTTGAATCTTTCTATGTATGCCACTGATTATGAGGATAACTACTACTTGAAAGTAGCTGCAAGAATCAATTTTGGTGCTCCAAGTGAGGCATCTCTCAG GTACCCGGATGATCCATATGATAGAATTTGGGATTCTGATCTAGCTAGAAGGCAAAATTTTCTTGTAGGGGTGGCACCCGGAACAGAGAGAATTAGTACTACAAGGAACATAGATATAGGGACAAGAGAGTATCCGCCTGTTAGAGTTATGCAAACTGCAGTTGTTGGCACAAAAGGAGTACTTAGCTATAgattgaatttagaggatttccCTGCCAATGCTCGCGCATACGCGTATTTCGCAGAAATTGAAGATCTTGGTAAAAATGAGGTTCGAAAATTCAAGTTGAAGCAGCCTTATATACCTGACTATAGCAATGCAGTTGTTAACATTGCTGAGAATGTCAATGGTAGCTACATTCTTTATGAACCAAGTTACATGAATGTGAGTCTGGATTTTGTTCTGTCATTCAACTTTGTTGCAACCCCGGATTCTACTCGAGGACCTCTCCTTAATGCAATGGAAATAAGCAAATATGTACGGATTGCTTCAAAGACTGACAGGCAAGATT CAACTGTTGTAAATGCATTGCGATCGGCGTCTGCTGAAAGTTTGCAAATGAATGAAGGTGATCCTTGTGTTCCAACTCCCTGGGAGTGGATAAATTGCAGTGCCACTACACCTCCAAGAATTTCAAAAAT AGTTCTATCAAGAAGGAATTTGACAGGTGAAATCCCACCTGAACTGAATAACATGGATGCTTTGACAGAGTT GTGGTTAGATGGAAACTCACTTACAGGAACACTACCTGACATGAGCAATCTTATAAATCTAAAGATTGT CCATTTAGAAAACAACAAATTGACTGGTCCTCTACCATCTTACCTGGGTAGTTTGCCAAGTTTACAAGCACT GTTCATACAGAATAATTCCTTTAGTGGGGAAATACCAGCAAGATTAATATCTGGAAAATTTGTTTTCAA CTATGATGGAAATATTGGACTACATAGAGGGAGCAAGAAGCATTTCAAGTTGATACTTGGAATTTCAATTGGAGTACTAGCAATTCTATTACTATTGTTCATAGGTACTTTGTTACTACTGCTGCAGAGAAGGAAATCTCAAACGAGACAAAAAG GTGTTTCTGCACACAAAAGCACTAAACCTTCAACTGCATATTCATTGGTTCGAGGAAATTTAACGGATGAAGGTACCACTTGCTATATAGCACTCTCAGATTTGAAAGAAGCTACTGATGATTTTTCGAAGAAAATTGGCAAAGGAAGCTTTGGATCTGTTTATTATGGGAGAATGAAAGATGGAAAAGAGGTTGCAGTTAAGACTATGACTGATTCATCCAGCCATGGGAACCGCCAATTTGTTAATGAG GTAGCCCTCTTATCAAGAATTCATCACAGGAACTTGGTTCCTCTGATTGGATACTGTGAAGAAGAATATCAGCATATTCTGGTTTATGAGTATATGCACAATGGCACTTTAAGGGATCACCTTCATG AACCTTCCAAGCAAAAGAACTTAGACTGGCTAAGTCGACTTCGAATTGCAGAAGATGCAGCCAAAG GTCTTGAATACTTGCACAGAGGATGCAATCCCAGCATCATTCACCGAGATGTAAAGACCAGCAATATTCTTTTAGACATCAATATGAGAGCAAAAGTGTCAGATTTTGGACTCTCTAGGCTAGCCGAAGAAGATTTAACTCACATATCAAGCATTGCAAGGGGAACCATAGGTTACCTCGATCCTGA CAGGTACTATGCAAATCAACAGTTGACAGAAAAGAGTGATGTGTATAGTTTTGGAGTTGTTCTTCTAGAACTGATATCTGGAAGAAAGCCTGTGTCACCAGAAGATTATGGTGATGATATGAATATTGTTCACTGG GCAAGACCTTTAATCCGAAAAGGCGATGTGATGAGGATGATTGACCCTTGTATAGCAGGGAATGCGAAGATTGAATCCATTTGGAGGGTTGTTGAGATTGCAATGCAATGTGTGCAACAGCATGGTGCATCAAGGCCAAGGATGCAAGAAGTCATTTTGGCTATACAAGATGCTACCAAGATTGAAatagaagcacaaaataagctaaaatcaacatcatcatcatcaacttcAGGAAAACCACAGTCTTCTAGGAAAACTTTACTCACAAGCTTTCTTGAAATTGAGAGTCCTGACTCCTCAAGTGGCTGCATCCCATCAGCAAGATAA
- the LOC112734803 gene encoding probable LRR receptor-like serine/threonine-protein kinase At1g67720 isoform X6, translating into MLSCFTSMDLFSLFLSIILLMLTPLSVSQLEEFVSIDCGGKSNYTDGSTGLSWISDSDKMHHGTPVEVEDAPNGGTMVQYRTRRDFPIDSKKQCYTLSTVERRRYLVRATFQYGMLKNGGTYPQFQLYLDATKWATISIYDAKRVYIEEMIIRAPTNSIDVCMCCATTGSPFISTLELRPLNLSMYATDYEDNYYLKVAARINFGAPSEASLRYPDDPYDRIWDSDLARRQNFLVGVAPGTERISTTRNIDIGTREYPPVRVMQTAVVGTKGVLSYRLNLEDFPANARAYAYFAEIEDLGKNEVRKFKLKQPYIPDYSNAVVNIAENVNGSYILYEPSYMNVSLDFVLSFNFVATPDSTRGPLLNAMEISKYVRIASKTDRQDSTVVNALRSASAESLQMNEGDPCVPTPWEWINCSATTPPRISKIVLSRRNLTGEIPPELNNMDALTELWLDGNSLTGTLPDMSNLINLKIVFIQNNSFSGEIPARLISGKFVFNYDGNIGLHRGSKKHFKLILGISIGVLAILLLLFIGTLLLLLQRRKSQTRQKGVSAHKSTKPSTAYSLVRGNLTDEGTTCYIALSDLKEATDDFSKKIGKGSFGSVYYGRMKDGKEVAVKTMTDSSSHGNRQFVNEVALLSRIHHRNLVPLIGYCEEEYQHILVYEYMHNGTLRDHLHEPSKQKNLDWLSRLRIAEDAAKGLEYLHRGCNPSIIHRDVKTSNILLDINMRAKVSDFGLSRLAEEDLTHISSIARGTIGYLDPEYYANQQLTEKSDVYSFGVVLLELISGRKPVSPEDYGDDMNIVHWARPLIRKGDVMRMIDPCIAGNAKIESIWRVVEIAMQCVQQHGASRPRMQEVILAIQDATKIEIEAQNKLKSTSSSSTSGKPQSSRKTLLTSFLEIESPDSSSGCIPSAR; encoded by the exons ATGTTGTCTTGCTTTACCTCTATGGATTTATTTTCTCTCTTCCTGAGTATAATACTTCTTATGCTGACTCCACTTTCTGTTTCACAACTTGAAG AATTTGTTAGCATTGATTGTGGAGGGAAAAGTAACTACACTGATGGAAGCACAGGGTTGTCATGGATTTCAGACTCTGACAAGATGCACCATGGAACTCCAGTGGAAGTAGAAGATGCTCCAAATGGAGGAACCATGGTTCAGTATCGAACGCGCCGAGACTTTCCCATTGACAGCAAGAAACAATGTTACACACTAAGCACAGTTGAGAGAAGAAGGTATCTTGTTAGAGCAACATTTCAATATGGAATGCTGAAAAATGGAGGCACATACCCTCAGTTTCAGCTCTATTTGGATGCAACAAAATGGGCCACTATCTCTATATATGATGCTAAAAGAGTGTATATTGAAGAAATGATTATAAGGGCACCCACAAATTCCATTGATGTTTGCATGTGTTGTGCCACAACTggttctccttttatatctacTCTTGAGCTTAGACCCTTGAATCTTTCTATGTATGCCACTGATTATGAGGATAACTACTACTTGAAAGTAGCTGCAAGAATCAATTTTGGTGCTCCAAGTGAGGCATCTCTCAG GTACCCGGATGATCCATATGATAGAATTTGGGATTCTGATCTAGCTAGAAGGCAAAATTTTCTTGTAGGGGTGGCACCCGGAACAGAGAGAATTAGTACTACAAGGAACATAGATATAGGGACAAGAGAGTATCCGCCTGTTAGAGTTATGCAAACTGCAGTTGTTGGCACAAAAGGAGTACTTAGCTATAgattgaatttagaggatttccCTGCCAATGCTCGCGCATACGCGTATTTCGCAGAAATTGAAGATCTTGGTAAAAATGAGGTTCGAAAATTCAAGTTGAAGCAGCCTTATATACCTGACTATAGCAATGCAGTTGTTAACATTGCTGAGAATGTCAATGGTAGCTACATTCTTTATGAACCAAGTTACATGAATGTGAGTCTGGATTTTGTTCTGTCATTCAACTTTGTTGCAACCCCGGATTCTACTCGAGGACCTCTCCTTAATGCAATGGAAATAAGCAAATATGTACGGATTGCTTCAAAGACTGACAGGCAAGATT CAACTGTTGTAAATGCATTGCGATCGGCGTCTGCTGAAAGTTTGCAAATGAATGAAGGTGATCCTTGTGTTCCAACTCCCTGGGAGTGGATAAATTGCAGTGCCACTACACCTCCAAGAATTTCAAAAAT AGTTCTATCAAGAAGGAATTTGACAGGTGAAATCCCACCTGAACTGAATAACATGGATGCTTTGACAGAGTT GTGGTTAGATGGAAACTCACTTACAGGAACACTACCTGACATGAGCAATCTTATAAATCTAAAGATTGT GTTCATACAGAATAATTCCTTTAGTGGGGAAATACCAGCAAGATTAATATCTGGAAAATTTGTTTTCAA CTATGATGGAAATATTGGACTACATAGAGGGAGCAAGAAGCATTTCAAGTTGATACTTGGAATTTCAATTGGAGTACTAGCAATTCTATTACTATTGTTCATAGGTACTTTGTTACTACTGCTGCAGAGAAGGAAATCTCAAACGAGACAAAAAG GTGTTTCTGCACACAAAAGCACTAAACCTTCAACTGCATATTCATTGGTTCGAGGAAATTTAACGGATGAAGGTACCACTTGCTATATAGCACTCTCAGATTTGAAAGAAGCTACTGATGATTTTTCGAAGAAAATTGGCAAAGGAAGCTTTGGATCTGTTTATTATGGGAGAATGAAAGATGGAAAAGAGGTTGCAGTTAAGACTATGACTGATTCATCCAGCCATGGGAACCGCCAATTTGTTAATGAG GTAGCCCTCTTATCAAGAATTCATCACAGGAACTTGGTTCCTCTGATTGGATACTGTGAAGAAGAATATCAGCATATTCTGGTTTATGAGTATATGCACAATGGCACTTTAAGGGATCACCTTCATG AACCTTCCAAGCAAAAGAACTTAGACTGGCTAAGTCGACTTCGAATTGCAGAAGATGCAGCCAAAG GTCTTGAATACTTGCACAGAGGATGCAATCCCAGCATCATTCACCGAGATGTAAAGACCAGCAATATTCTTTTAGACATCAATATGAGAGCAAAAGTGTCAGATTTTGGACTCTCTAGGCTAGCCGAAGAAGATTTAACTCACATATCAAGCATTGCAAGGGGAACCATAGGTTACCTCGATCCTGA GTACTATGCAAATCAACAGTTGACAGAAAAGAGTGATGTGTATAGTTTTGGAGTTGTTCTTCTAGAACTGATATCTGGAAGAAAGCCTGTGTCACCAGAAGATTATGGTGATGATATGAATATTGTTCACTGG GCAAGACCTTTAATCCGAAAAGGCGATGTGATGAGGATGATTGACCCTTGTATAGCAGGGAATGCGAAGATTGAATCCATTTGGAGGGTTGTTGAGATTGCAATGCAATGTGTGCAACAGCATGGTGCATCAAGGCCAAGGATGCAAGAAGTCATTTTGGCTATACAAGATGCTACCAAGATTGAAatagaagcacaaaataagctaaaatcaacatcatcatcatcaacttcAGGAAAACCACAGTCTTCTAGGAAAACTTTACTCACAAGCTTTCTTGAAATTGAGAGTCCTGACTCCTCAAGTGGCTGCATCCCATCAGCAAGATAA
- the LOC112734803 gene encoding probable LRR receptor-like serine/threonine-protein kinase At1g67720 isoform X4 has translation MLSCFTSMDLFSLFLSIILLMLTPLSVSQLEEFVSIDCGGKSNYTDGSTGLSWISDSDKMHHGTPVEVEDAPNGGTMVQYRTRRDFPIDSKKQCYTLSTVERRRYLVRATFQYGMLKNGGTYPQFQLYLDATKWATISIYDAKRVYIEEMIIRAPTNSIDVCMCCATTGSPFISTLELRPLNLSMYATDYEDNYYLKVAARINFGAPSEASLRYPDDPYDRIWDSDLARRQNFLVGVAPGTERISTTRNIDIGTREYPPVRVMQTAVVGTKGVLSYRLNLEDFPANARAYAYFAEIEDLGKNEVRKFKLKQPYIPDYSNAVVNIAENVNGSYILYEPSYMNVSLDFVLSFNFVATPDSTRGPLLNAMEISKYVRIASKTDRQDSTVVNALRSASAESLQMNEGDPCVPTPWEWINCSATTPPRISKIVLSRRNLTGEIPPELNNMDALTELWLDGNSLTGTLPDMSNLINLKIVFIQNNSFSGEIPARLISGKFVFNYDGNIGLHRGSKKHFKLILGISIGVLAILLLLFIGTLLLLLQRRKSQTRQKGVSAHKSTKPSTAYSLVRGNLTDEGTTCYIALSDLKEATDDFSKKIGKGSFGSVYYGRMKDGKEVAVKTMTDSSSHGNRQFVNEVALLSRIHHRNLVPLIGYCEEEYQHILVYEYMHNGTLRDHLHEPSKQKNLDWLSRLRIAEDAAKGLEYLHRGCNPSIIHRDVKTSNILLDINMRAKVSDFGLSRLAEEDLTHISSIARGTIGYLDPDRYYANQQLTEKSDVYSFGVVLLELISGRKPVSPEDYGDDMNIVHWARPLIRKGDVMRMIDPCIAGNAKIESIWRVVEIAMQCVQQHGASRPRMQEVILAIQDATKIEIEAQNKLKSTSSSSTSGKPQSSRKTLLTSFLEIESPDSSSGCIPSAR, from the exons ATGTTGTCTTGCTTTACCTCTATGGATTTATTTTCTCTCTTCCTGAGTATAATACTTCTTATGCTGACTCCACTTTCTGTTTCACAACTTGAAG AATTTGTTAGCATTGATTGTGGAGGGAAAAGTAACTACACTGATGGAAGCACAGGGTTGTCATGGATTTCAGACTCTGACAAGATGCACCATGGAACTCCAGTGGAAGTAGAAGATGCTCCAAATGGAGGAACCATGGTTCAGTATCGAACGCGCCGAGACTTTCCCATTGACAGCAAGAAACAATGTTACACACTAAGCACAGTTGAGAGAAGAAGGTATCTTGTTAGAGCAACATTTCAATATGGAATGCTGAAAAATGGAGGCACATACCCTCAGTTTCAGCTCTATTTGGATGCAACAAAATGGGCCACTATCTCTATATATGATGCTAAAAGAGTGTATATTGAAGAAATGATTATAAGGGCACCCACAAATTCCATTGATGTTTGCATGTGTTGTGCCACAACTggttctccttttatatctacTCTTGAGCTTAGACCCTTGAATCTTTCTATGTATGCCACTGATTATGAGGATAACTACTACTTGAAAGTAGCTGCAAGAATCAATTTTGGTGCTCCAAGTGAGGCATCTCTCAG GTACCCGGATGATCCATATGATAGAATTTGGGATTCTGATCTAGCTAGAAGGCAAAATTTTCTTGTAGGGGTGGCACCCGGAACAGAGAGAATTAGTACTACAAGGAACATAGATATAGGGACAAGAGAGTATCCGCCTGTTAGAGTTATGCAAACTGCAGTTGTTGGCACAAAAGGAGTACTTAGCTATAgattgaatttagaggatttccCTGCCAATGCTCGCGCATACGCGTATTTCGCAGAAATTGAAGATCTTGGTAAAAATGAGGTTCGAAAATTCAAGTTGAAGCAGCCTTATATACCTGACTATAGCAATGCAGTTGTTAACATTGCTGAGAATGTCAATGGTAGCTACATTCTTTATGAACCAAGTTACATGAATGTGAGTCTGGATTTTGTTCTGTCATTCAACTTTGTTGCAACCCCGGATTCTACTCGAGGACCTCTCCTTAATGCAATGGAAATAAGCAAATATGTACGGATTGCTTCAAAGACTGACAGGCAAGATT CAACTGTTGTAAATGCATTGCGATCGGCGTCTGCTGAAAGTTTGCAAATGAATGAAGGTGATCCTTGTGTTCCAACTCCCTGGGAGTGGATAAATTGCAGTGCCACTACACCTCCAAGAATTTCAAAAAT AGTTCTATCAAGAAGGAATTTGACAGGTGAAATCCCACCTGAACTGAATAACATGGATGCTTTGACAGAGTT GTGGTTAGATGGAAACTCACTTACAGGAACACTACCTGACATGAGCAATCTTATAAATCTAAAGATTGT GTTCATACAGAATAATTCCTTTAGTGGGGAAATACCAGCAAGATTAATATCTGGAAAATTTGTTTTCAA CTATGATGGAAATATTGGACTACATAGAGGGAGCAAGAAGCATTTCAAGTTGATACTTGGAATTTCAATTGGAGTACTAGCAATTCTATTACTATTGTTCATAGGTACTTTGTTACTACTGCTGCAGAGAAGGAAATCTCAAACGAGACAAAAAG GTGTTTCTGCACACAAAAGCACTAAACCTTCAACTGCATATTCATTGGTTCGAGGAAATTTAACGGATGAAGGTACCACTTGCTATATAGCACTCTCAGATTTGAAAGAAGCTACTGATGATTTTTCGAAGAAAATTGGCAAAGGAAGCTTTGGATCTGTTTATTATGGGAGAATGAAAGATGGAAAAGAGGTTGCAGTTAAGACTATGACTGATTCATCCAGCCATGGGAACCGCCAATTTGTTAATGAG GTAGCCCTCTTATCAAGAATTCATCACAGGAACTTGGTTCCTCTGATTGGATACTGTGAAGAAGAATATCAGCATATTCTGGTTTATGAGTATATGCACAATGGCACTTTAAGGGATCACCTTCATG AACCTTCCAAGCAAAAGAACTTAGACTGGCTAAGTCGACTTCGAATTGCAGAAGATGCAGCCAAAG GTCTTGAATACTTGCACAGAGGATGCAATCCCAGCATCATTCACCGAGATGTAAAGACCAGCAATATTCTTTTAGACATCAATATGAGAGCAAAAGTGTCAGATTTTGGACTCTCTAGGCTAGCCGAAGAAGATTTAACTCACATATCAAGCATTGCAAGGGGAACCATAGGTTACCTCGATCCTGA CAGGTACTATGCAAATCAACAGTTGACAGAAAAGAGTGATGTGTATAGTTTTGGAGTTGTTCTTCTAGAACTGATATCTGGAAGAAAGCCTGTGTCACCAGAAGATTATGGTGATGATATGAATATTGTTCACTGG GCAAGACCTTTAATCCGAAAAGGCGATGTGATGAGGATGATTGACCCTTGTATAGCAGGGAATGCGAAGATTGAATCCATTTGGAGGGTTGTTGAGATTGCAATGCAATGTGTGCAACAGCATGGTGCATCAAGGCCAAGGATGCAAGAAGTCATTTTGGCTATACAAGATGCTACCAAGATTGAAatagaagcacaaaataagctaaaatcaacatcatcatcatcaacttcAGGAAAACCACAGTCTTCTAGGAAAACTTTACTCACAAGCTTTCTTGAAATTGAGAGTCCTGACTCCTCAAGTGGCTGCATCCCATCAGCAAGATAA